Proteins found in one Puntigrus tetrazona isolate hp1 unplaced genomic scaffold, ASM1883169v1 S000000148, whole genome shotgun sequence genomic segment:
- the tent5ab gene encoding terminal nucleotidyltransferase 5Ab, whose amino-acid sequence MEENLSNLSVLNWEQVKRLDVILTESIPIHGKWNFPTLEMKPRDIVKVVRCRMEERKIHVREVRLNGSAASHVLHEDSGLGYKDLDLIFCADLKGEVEFQTVKDIVLDSLLDFLPEAVNKEKITPVTLKEAYVQKMVKVCNDSDRWSLISLSNNSGKNVELKFVDSLRRQFEFSVDSFQIRLDSLLLFYECSENPMAETFHPSIVGESVYGDFNVALDHLQRKLICTRNPEEIRGGGLLKYCHLLVRGFRAASEAEMKLLERYMCSRFFIDFSDVAEQRRKLESYLQNHFVGLEDRKYEYLTTLYSVVNESTVCLMGHERRQTLSLITMLAVRVLAEQNVIPNVANVTCYYQPAPYIADGNFSNYYIAQVQPVYACQPAHTFAPWLPCN is encoded by the exons ATGGAAGAGAATTTAAGCAACCTGAGCGTGCTGAACTGGGAGCAGgtgaagcgtctggatgtcaTCCTCACCGAATCCATCCCCATTCACGGCAAATGGAACTTCCCCACTTTGGAGATGAAACCTCGGGATATCGTCAAAGTCGTGCGGTGTCGAATGGAAGAGCGCAAGATTCACGTCCGGGAGGTCCGGCTCAACGGTTCCGCGGCCAGCCACGTTCTCCACGAGGACAGCGGTTTGGGTTATAAAGACTTGGACCTCATATTTTGCGCTGATCTGAAAGGAGAAGTGGAGTTTCAGACCGTCAAGGATATCGTTCTCGACTCCCTCCTGGATTTCCTGCCTGAAGCTGTGAATAAAGAGAAAATTACGCCAGTCACATTAAAG GAGGCTTATGTGCAGAAGATGGTAAAGGTTTGTAATGATTCAGACCGCTGGAGTCTAATCTCCCTCTCCAACAACAGCGGGAAGAATGTCGAACTGAAGTTTGTGGATTCCCTGCGGCGGCAGTTTGAGTTCAGCGTCGACTCCTTTCAGATCCGTCTGGACTCCCTCCTCCTCTTCTACGAGTGCTCTGAAAACCCCATGGCTGAGACGTTCCACCCCTCCATCGTGGGAGAGAGCGTTTACGGAGACTTCAACGTAGCCTTGGACCACCTGCAGCGTAAACTGATCTGCACGCGAAATCCCGAAGAGATTCGCGGTGGCGGTTTGCTGAAGTACTGCCACCTGTTGGTGCGAGGTTTCCGTGCGGCTTCGGAAGCCGAGATGAAGCTTCTCGAACGCTACATGTGTTCCCGGTTCTTCATCGACTTCTCAGATGTGGCGGAACAAAGGCGAAAGCTAGAGTCGTATCTGCAGAATCACTTTGTGGGATTAGAGGACCGGAAGTACGAGTACCTGACCACCCTGTACAGTGTGGTCAATGAAAGTACAGTATGCTTGATGGGACATGAAAGGCGACAGACTCTGAGCCTCATCACCATGTTGGCGGTACGTGTTCTGGCGGAGCAGAATGTAATTCCCAATGTGGCTAACGTCACTTGTTATTACCAGCCGGCGCCGTACATTGCAGATGGCAACTTTAGCAATTACTACATTGCTCAGGTGCAGCCAGTCTACGCCTGTCAGCCCGCCCACACATTCGCACCGTGGTTGCCCTGCAACTGA